From a single Mycolicibacterium moriokaense genomic region:
- a CDS encoding rhomboid family intramembrane serine protease translates to MTTPAQAPTCYRHPDRATYVRCTRCNRYICPECMRDAAVGHQCAECVGEGAKTVRQVRTHFGGAPVRTPMVTYVLIAINVVMFALQMVSPELQRELVLFSPAVADGEWYRLLTSAFLHYGPMHIVFNMWALYVIGPPLEIALGRVRFVALYLMSALGGSVVVYLLSTLGAQTAGASGAVFGLFGATFVIGRRLNMDTRWVIGLIVINLVITFVVPNISWQGHLGGLVTGAVIAAAYAYAPRNSRNAVQLGATVAVLLLFLVLIWWRTATLLSLYGVA, encoded by the coding sequence ATGACGACCCCGGCGCAGGCGCCGACCTGCTATCGGCACCCCGACCGCGCGACCTACGTGCGGTGCACCCGCTGCAACCGCTACATCTGCCCGGAGTGCATGCGCGACGCCGCGGTGGGGCATCAGTGCGCGGAGTGCGTCGGCGAGGGCGCCAAGACGGTGCGGCAGGTGCGGACGCACTTCGGCGGCGCCCCGGTGCGCACGCCGATGGTCACGTACGTACTGATCGCGATCAACGTGGTGATGTTCGCGCTGCAGATGGTGTCGCCGGAACTGCAGCGCGAACTCGTGCTGTTCTCGCCCGCGGTGGCCGACGGCGAGTGGTACCGGCTGCTGACGTCGGCGTTCCTGCACTACGGCCCGATGCACATCGTCTTCAACATGTGGGCGCTGTATGTGATCGGACCGCCGCTGGAAATCGCGCTGGGCCGGGTGCGGTTCGTCGCCCTGTATCTGATGAGCGCACTCGGTGGCTCGGTGGTGGTCTACCTGTTGTCGACGCTCGGCGCCCAGACTGCGGGGGCGTCGGGTGCGGTGTTCGGTCTGTTCGGCGCGACGTTCGTGATCGGCAGACGGCTGAACATGGACACCCGCTGGGTGATCGGCCTCATCGTGATCAACCTGGTGATCACGTTTGTGGTGCCGAACATCAGTTGGCAGGGCCACCTCGGCGGTCTGGTCACCGGCGCGGTGATCGCCGCCGCGTACGCGTACGCACCGCGAAACTCCCGTAACGCCGTCCAACTCGGCGCGACGGTCGCCGTGCTGCTCCTGTTCCTGGTGCTGATCTGGTGGCGTACAGCGACTCTGCTCTCACTGTACGGCGTGGCCTGA
- a CDS encoding VOC family protein produces MVVKLDLLSPGIEVGLVTTNLDAMVDFYEGFLQLEFQGEIAFPGGSQRRYSLGGSVLKLVTYMTPPPLPATPGGGRAAAGVRYFTIGVKDLTGLSKVFAESPYNVVEPLTEFEPVPGMGWMFVADPDGNWIELFGTL; encoded by the coding sequence GTGGTCGTGAAACTGGATCTGCTCTCACCGGGTATCGAGGTCGGGCTCGTGACCACGAATCTCGACGCGATGGTCGATTTCTACGAGGGTTTCCTCCAGCTGGAGTTCCAGGGGGAGATCGCGTTTCCCGGTGGTTCGCAACGCCGCTACTCGCTGGGCGGCAGCGTCCTCAAGCTGGTGACGTACATGACACCGCCGCCGCTGCCTGCGACCCCCGGTGGCGGACGCGCGGCGGCCGGGGTCCGGTACTTCACGATCGGGGTGAAGGATCTGACCGGGTTGTCGAAGGTCTTCGCGGAATCGCCGTACAACGTGGTGGAGCCACTCACCGAGTTCGAGCCGGTGCCGGGCATGGGGTGGATGTTCGTCGCCGATCCCGATGGCAACTGGATCGAACTGTTCGGCACGCTGTAG
- a CDS encoding heme-binding protein, translated as MKFSDIQARRRIVGACAAGSVLGGLALATIAAPSAMATPDGCSASEVSGTVSSATGAARNYLASHPAANAAVTTAFSQPRDQAATTLRGYFTANPQEYYDLRGILAPIGDKQSQCNVAVLPPDLASAYNQFMAG; from the coding sequence ATGAAGTTCAGTGATATCCAGGCGCGTCGACGGATCGTCGGCGCATGTGCAGCAGGTTCGGTCCTCGGGGGGCTGGCGCTAGCAACCATCGCCGCACCGTCGGCCATGGCGACTCCGGACGGGTGCAGCGCCAGTGAGGTGTCCGGCACCGTCAGCTCGGCGACCGGCGCGGCCCGCAACTACCTGGCCAGCCACCCGGCCGCGAATGCGGCGGTGACGACTGCGTTCAGCCAGCCGCGCGATCAGGCGGCGACGACGCTGCGCGGCTACTTCACCGCCAACCCGCAGGAGTACTACGACCTGCGCGGCATTCTGGCGCCGATCGGTGACAAGCAGAGCCAGTGCAACGTCGCCGTGCTGCCGCCGGACCTTGCGTCGGCATACAACCAGTTCATGGCCGGCTGA
- the lipE gene encoding lipase LipE has translation MTGDGRIRVPADLDSVTAIGEEDHSEVDPSSIERIWQAARYWYQAGMHPAIQLCLRHNGKVVINRAIGHGWGNGPNDPPAAEKVPVTTDTPFCAYSAAKAITSTVVHMLVERGHFSLDDRVCDYLPSYTSHGKDRTTIRHVMTHSAGIPIYTGPRPDLKRMDDSDYTREKLGEIKPLHRPGLVHIYHGLTWGPLMREIVSAATGKNIRDILAAEILDPLGFRWTNYGVAPQDVPLVAPSHATGKPLPPPMAKVFSLAVGGSMQKIIPFSNSPQYLTSVLPSSNTVSTANELSRFAEILRRGGELDGVRVLRPETLKAAVKECRRLRPDVATGLVPLRWGTGYMLGSNRFGPFGRGAPDAFGHTGLTNIAVWADPARGLAAGLISSGKPGSHREAKRYPALLDLIAKEFAPRT, from the coding sequence GTGACCGGCGACGGCCGCATCCGCGTCCCGGCCGATCTCGACTCCGTCACCGCCATCGGCGAGGAGGACCATTCGGAGGTCGACCCGTCGTCAATCGAGCGGATCTGGCAGGCGGCCCGGTACTGGTATCAGGCGGGTATGCACCCGGCGATCCAACTTTGCCTGCGGCACAACGGGAAAGTCGTTATCAACCGTGCGATCGGCCACGGCTGGGGTAACGGCCCCAATGACCCGCCCGCCGCCGAAAAGGTACCTGTCACAACGGATACGCCGTTCTGTGCGTACTCGGCGGCGAAGGCGATCACCTCCACCGTCGTGCACATGCTCGTCGAGCGGGGCCATTTCTCGTTGGACGACCGCGTCTGCGACTACCTGCCGAGCTACACCAGTCACGGCAAGGACCGCACCACCATCCGGCACGTGATGACGCACAGCGCGGGCATCCCGATCTACACCGGCCCACGTCCCGACCTCAAGCGCATGGACGACAGCGACTACACCCGCGAGAAGCTCGGCGAGATCAAGCCGCTGCACCGGCCCGGTCTCGTGCACATCTACCACGGCCTGACGTGGGGTCCGCTGATGCGTGAGATCGTCTCGGCGGCCACCGGGAAGAACATCCGCGACATCCTCGCCGCCGAGATCCTCGACCCGCTCGGCTTCCGGTGGACGAATTACGGCGTTGCGCCCCAAGATGTTCCGCTGGTCGCGCCGAGCCACGCCACCGGTAAACCGTTGCCACCGCCCATGGCGAAGGTGTTCAGCCTCGCCGTCGGCGGCTCGATGCAGAAGATCATCCCGTTCTCGAACTCGCCGCAGTACCTCACCAGCGTGCTGCCGTCGTCCAACACCGTTTCGACGGCCAACGAGCTGTCGCGGTTCGCCGAAATCCTGCGTCGGGGCGGAGAACTCGACGGCGTTCGGGTGCTGCGCCCGGAAACGCTGAAGGCGGCGGTGAAGGAGTGCCGACGGCTGCGTCCCGACGTCGCCACCGGTCTGGTACCACTGCGCTGGGGCACGGGATACATGCTGGGCTCCAATCGATTTGGTCCGTTCGGCCGAGGTGCACCCGACGCGTTCGGACACACCGGCCTCACCAACATCGCGGTGTGGGCCGACCCCGCGCGCGGACTCGCGGCGGGTCTCATCAGCAGCGGTAAGCCCGGCTCCCATCGCGAGGCGAAGCGCTACCCCGCGCTGCTGGACCTCATCGCCAAAGAGTTCGCCCCCCGCACCTGA
- a CDS encoding FAD-dependent oxidoreductase, translating into MSRKRVVIAGLGDSGVLTAIKLAKHADVVGVSTKPGLVSGQELGWRLSRPAEWARHNWISFDKFRGLDRVRTVQGTLTGVDLAARKVFVDRPDGLTAVEPYDALVISTGVTNGFWRRPDLQTADEIAAGLRATHDRLAAADSVIVIGGGAAAVSSAYNVARTWPGKRVDLYFPGERALEHHHIRAWERVRDNLIEYGVGLHPGHRAVIPDGFACDEITSAPVEFSTGQAPAAAAAVLWAIGRVKPNTDWLPAELLDENGFVRVNPELQVPGQPGVFAVGDVAATDPLRTSARNRADGLLARNILADFEGKPLRSFRPASRRWGSVLGIQPDGLEIFAPNGKPFRFPAWTFERILMAWIVRRGFYRGIRENQPLS; encoded by the coding sequence GTGAGCCGCAAACGCGTGGTCATCGCCGGGCTCGGAGACAGCGGCGTGCTGACTGCGATCAAACTCGCGAAGCATGCCGACGTCGTCGGGGTCTCGACCAAACCGGGCCTCGTCAGTGGGCAGGAGCTGGGCTGGCGTCTGTCCCGGCCGGCGGAGTGGGCCCGGCACAACTGGATCTCCTTCGACAAGTTCCGCGGCCTGGACCGTGTGCGCACCGTGCAGGGGACGCTGACCGGTGTCGACCTGGCCGCGCGCAAAGTCTTCGTCGACCGACCCGACGGGCTGACCGCCGTCGAACCGTATGACGCACTGGTGATCTCGACCGGCGTCACGAACGGCTTCTGGCGCCGACCCGACCTGCAGACGGCCGACGAGATCGCCGCTGGGCTGCGCGCCACCCACGACCGGCTGGCCGCGGCCGACTCGGTGATCGTCATCGGTGGCGGTGCGGCAGCGGTGAGCAGCGCCTACAACGTGGCGCGGACGTGGCCGGGTAAACGCGTCGACCTGTACTTCCCGGGTGAGCGCGCGCTGGAACACCACCACATCCGGGCGTGGGAGCGGGTGCGGGACAACCTGATCGAATACGGGGTTGGGCTGCACCCCGGTCACCGCGCGGTGATCCCCGACGGGTTCGCATGCGATGAGATCACCAGTGCGCCAGTTGAATTCAGCACCGGCCAGGCGCCCGCGGCCGCGGCCGCCGTGCTGTGGGCGATCGGCCGTGTCAAGCCCAACACCGACTGGCTGCCCGCCGAGCTTCTCGACGAAAACGGATTTGTTCGCGTAAACCCGGAGCTTCAGGTGCCCGGCCAGCCCGGCGTGTTCGCCGTCGGCGACGTCGCGGCCACGGATCCGCTTCGCACATCGGCACGTAACCGCGCCGACGGGTTGCTTGCGCGCAACATCCTGGCCGACTTCGAGGGGAAGCCGTTGCGGTCGTTCCGCCCCGCGAGTCGGCGGTGGGGCTCGGTGCTCGGCATTCAGCCCGATGGCCTGGAGATCTTCGCACCGAACGGAAAGCCGTTCCGCTTCCCCGCATGGACCTTCGAACGGATCCTGATGGCGTGGATCGTGCGGCGCGGCTTCTACCGCGGCATCCGCGAGAACCAGCCGCTGTCCTGA
- a CDS encoding PPOX class F420-dependent oxidoreductase, producing the protein MTFDPRTLLSEAKLGVLATIKSSGLPQLSPVTPYYDRDADIVYVSMTEGRAKTANLRRDPRAAIEVTSPDGWAWATAEGTVTLTGPGSDPHGPEVEALVDYYRSAAGEHPDWDEYRSVMVSDRRVLMALKVQRVYGEKIR; encoded by the coding sequence ATGACCTTTGACCCTCGCACCCTGCTCTCCGAAGCCAAGCTGGGCGTTCTGGCGACCATCAAGTCGAGCGGCTTGCCGCAACTGTCGCCGGTGACGCCGTACTACGACCGTGACGCCGACATCGTCTACGTGTCGATGACCGAGGGGCGTGCCAAGACCGCCAATCTGCGTCGGGATCCGCGCGCCGCGATCGAGGTCACCAGTCCCGACGGCTGGGCGTGGGCGACCGCGGAAGGCACCGTGACGCTCACCGGCCCGGGTTCGGATCCGCACGGTCCCGAGGTGGAGGCGCTCGTCGACTACTACCGCAGCGCCGCCGGTGAACACCCCGACTGGGACGAGTACCGGTCGGTGATGGTGTCCGACCGCAGGGTGCTGATGGCGTTGAAGGTGCAGCGGGTCTACGGCGAGAAGATTCGTTGA
- a CDS encoding glutaminyl-peptide cyclotransferase has translation MRNGDRRVRRSVIWAGAVIALVAGCGGAEPATDASKEPVPVIKPVLVEEMPHDASAWTQGLEFDGPTLYEGTGVAGQSQLRELDPETGAVRRAVSSPNNFYGEGITVVGDRIWELTWQNGVAVEFDKATMTPLREVPISGEGWGLCNAGDRLIRSDGTDRLRFHDPATFAETGSVAVTRDGQPVSKLNELECVDGQVWANIWMTNEIVRIDPSTGEVNLVVDASDLAADAGADRQKVLNGIAHIDGDEFLITGKYWPKMYRVRLDAPSG, from the coding sequence ATGCGCAACGGTGACCGGCGGGTCCGGCGCTCGGTCATCTGGGCTGGGGCGGTGATCGCCCTTGTCGCAGGCTGCGGCGGAGCCGAGCCGGCGACCGATGCCTCGAAGGAACCGGTCCCGGTGATCAAGCCCGTGCTCGTCGAGGAGATGCCCCACGACGCGTCGGCCTGGACGCAGGGCCTCGAGTTCGACGGCCCCACCCTCTACGAGGGCACCGGCGTCGCGGGCCAGTCGCAGCTGCGTGAACTCGATCCGGAGACCGGCGCTGTCCGGCGCGCCGTCTCCTCGCCCAACAATTTCTACGGCGAGGGGATCACCGTCGTCGGCGACCGAATCTGGGAACTCACCTGGCAGAACGGCGTCGCAGTCGAATTCGACAAGGCCACCATGACCCCGCTGCGGGAGGTGCCCATCAGCGGCGAGGGCTGGGGGCTGTGCAACGCAGGGGACCGGCTGATCCGCAGCGACGGCACCGACCGGTTGAGGTTCCACGATCCGGCCACGTTCGCCGAAACGGGCTCGGTCGCCGTCACGCGCGACGGCCAGCCGGTCAGCAAGCTCAACGAACTCGAATGTGTGGACGGCCAGGTGTGGGCCAACATCTGGATGACCAACGAGATCGTGCGGATCGACCCTTCGACAGGCGAGGTGAACCTCGTCGTCGATGCCAGTGACCTGGCGGCTGACGCGGGCGCGGACCGTCAAAAGGTGCTCAACGGTATCGCCCACATCGACGGCGACGAGTTTCTGATCACCGGTAAGTACTGGCCGAAGATGTACCGGGTGCGCCTCGACGCACCGTCGGGCTGA
- the hrpA gene encoding ATP-dependent RNA helicase HrpA — translation MSEPSVAELRKRLDGLTIRDASRLGRRLKNLRGASPDKVRKVAEQIAAAEGLVATRLAAVPTITYPDLPVSERRDELARAITENQVVIVAGETGSGKTTQLPKICLELGRGIRGTIGHTQPRRLAARTVAQRIADELGTPLGEAVGYTVRFTDQASDRTLVKLMTDGILLAEIQRDRRLLRYDTLILDEAHERSLNIDFLLGYLRELLPRRPDLKVIVTSATIEPERFAAHFNGAPIVEVSGRTYPVEIRYRPLEVPVVADDSDDPEDPDHEIVRTEMRDQTEAIVDAVNELTAEPPGDVLVFLSGEREIRDTAEALRHLKNTEILPLYARLPTAEQQRVFQPSKGVRRIVLATNVAETSLTVPGIRYVVDPGTARISRYSRRTKVQRLPIEPISQASAAQRAGRSGRTAPGVCIRLYSEDDFESRPRYTDPEILRTNLASVILQMAALGLGDIETFPFLDPPERRSIRDGILLLQELGAFDNAAGGGKSTGAGAITDIGRRLAQLPVDPRLGRMILQADEEGCVREILVLAAALSIPDPRERPTDREEAARQQHARFADEHSDFISYLNLWRYLGEQRKELSGNAFRRMCREEFLHYLRIREWQDLTGQLRSIARDLGIRESDDREPADPARVHAALLAGLLSHIGLREGESRDFQGARNVKFVLAPGSVLTKRPPRWIVVADLVETSRLYGRIAARIQPDTVERIAGDLVARTYSEPHWDAQRGAVMAYERVTLFGLPLVPRRRVGYSNIEPAVARELFIRHALVEGDWQTRHHFFRDNAALRAQLTELEEKARRRDLLVGDDEIYAFYDARVPAEAVSARHFDAWWKKQRHKTPDLLTMTRDDLLRKDDPAADQPDTWHTDELSLPLSYRFEPGAEDDGVTVHVPVEVLARLGGDEFSWQVPALREELVTALIKSLPKDLRRNFVPAPDTARAVLASIQPDGEPILQAMQRELHRLTRVLVPIDAFDLDKLPPHLRVTFAVESDGKEVARGKDLEALQAQLAVPIRQAVAEAVAGELERTGLRAWPEDLDELPRTVEQTSGGHTVRGYPALVDAGGAVDVRVFPTAAEQVVAMGPGTRRLLRLSVPSPAKTLERALDPRARLTLGANPDGSLAALLDDCADAATDRLAPEPAWTRADFTALRERVAAQLVPTTQAILGQVEKVLAVAHEVELALPADPVPAQADAIADIREQLGRLLPKGFVTITGAGRLTDLTRYLTAIARRLDRLPHSVGADRERMARVHAVQDAFDDLVGALSPARAASDDVRDIERQIEELRVSLWAQQLGTPRPVSEQRIYRAIDGIAP, via the coding sequence ATGTCCGAGCCGTCCGTCGCCGAGCTCCGCAAGCGCCTCGACGGCCTGACGATCCGCGACGCGTCGCGCCTTGGCCGTCGTCTCAAGAACCTGCGCGGCGCCTCGCCCGACAAAGTTCGAAAGGTCGCCGAGCAGATCGCCGCGGCGGAAGGCCTCGTCGCCACCCGCCTGGCCGCCGTGCCGACCATCACCTATCCCGATCTGCCGGTCAGCGAGCGGCGCGACGAGCTCGCCAGGGCGATCACCGAGAATCAGGTCGTCATCGTCGCGGGGGAGACGGGCTCGGGAAAGACGACCCAGCTGCCGAAGATCTGCCTCGAACTCGGTCGGGGTATCCGCGGCACGATCGGGCACACCCAGCCGCGGCGGCTCGCCGCGCGCACCGTGGCGCAGCGCATCGCCGACGAGTTGGGCACCCCGCTGGGGGAGGCCGTCGGATACACCGTGCGGTTCACCGATCAGGCGAGCGACCGCACCCTGGTGAAGCTGATGACCGACGGCATCCTGCTCGCCGAGATCCAGCGCGACCGTCGGCTGCTGCGCTACGACACCCTGATCCTCGACGAGGCGCACGAGCGCAGCCTCAACATCGACTTTTTGCTCGGCTATCTGCGCGAGCTGCTGCCGCGACGGCCCGACCTCAAAGTGATCGTCACGTCGGCGACGATCGAGCCGGAGCGGTTCGCGGCGCACTTCAATGGGGCGCCCATCGTGGAGGTGTCGGGGCGGACATATCCGGTCGAGATCCGGTACCGGCCCCTCGAGGTTCCCGTCGTGGCCGACGACTCCGACGACCCCGAGGATCCCGACCACGAGATCGTCCGCACCGAGATGCGGGACCAGACCGAAGCCATCGTCGACGCAGTGAACGAACTGACGGCCGAACCACCCGGCGACGTCCTGGTGTTCCTGTCGGGCGAGCGCGAGATCCGTGACACCGCGGAAGCTCTTCGGCATCTGAAGAACACCGAGATATTGCCGCTCTACGCGCGGCTGCCGACGGCCGAACAGCAGCGGGTGTTCCAGCCCAGCAAGGGTGTGCGACGAATCGTGTTGGCCACCAACGTCGCCGAGACGTCGTTGACGGTGCCGGGCATCCGCTACGTCGTCGACCCCGGTACCGCGCGGATCTCGCGGTACAGCCGTCGGACCAAGGTGCAACGGTTGCCGATCGAACCGATCTCACAGGCGTCGGCGGCGCAGCGAGCCGGCCGATCGGGCCGTACCGCGCCGGGTGTGTGCATCCGGCTGTACTCCGAGGACGACTTCGAATCGCGGCCCCGGTACACCGATCCGGAGATCCTGCGGACGAACCTCGCATCGGTCATCCTGCAGATGGCGGCTTTAGGGTTAGGCGATATCGAGACGTTTCCGTTCCTCGACCCGCCCGAGCGGCGCAGCATTCGCGACGGCATCCTGCTGCTGCAGGAGCTCGGCGCGTTCGACAACGCTGCCGGAGGCGGCAAATCAACCGGTGCCGGCGCGATCACCGACATCGGCCGTCGGCTGGCGCAGCTGCCTGTCGATCCGCGCCTGGGCCGGATGATCCTGCAGGCCGACGAAGAGGGCTGTGTGCGTGAGATTCTCGTGCTGGCCGCCGCGCTGTCGATTCCCGATCCGCGCGAACGCCCGACCGACCGCGAGGAGGCCGCGCGCCAGCAGCACGCCCGGTTCGCCGACGAGCACTCGGATTTCATCTCCTACCTGAACCTGTGGCGATACCTGGGCGAGCAGCGAAAGGAGCTTTCGGGCAACGCGTTTCGACGGATGTGCCGCGAGGAGTTCCTGCACTACCTGCGTATCCGCGAATGGCAGGACCTCACGGGGCAGCTCCGCAGCATCGCCCGTGATCTCGGCATCAGAGAATCCGACGACCGCGAACCCGCCGACCCAGCGCGGGTGCACGCCGCGCTGCTGGCCGGGTTGCTATCGCACATCGGGTTGCGTGAGGGCGAGTCCCGCGACTTCCAGGGTGCACGCAACGTGAAGTTCGTGCTCGCGCCGGGCTCTGTGCTGACCAAACGCCCGCCGCGCTGGATCGTCGTCGCCGACCTGGTCGAAACGAGCAGGCTGTACGGCCGCATCGCCGCGCGGATTCAGCCGGACACCGTCGAACGCATCGCAGGAGACCTCGTCGCGCGAACCTACAGCGAGCCGCACTGGGACGCCCAGCGCGGCGCGGTCATGGCCTACGAACGCGTCACGCTGTTCGGGCTGCCGCTCGTCCCGCGCCGCCGCGTGGGCTACTCGAACATCGAGCCCGCGGTCGCCAGGGAGCTGTTCATCCGGCACGCGCTGGTCGAGGGTGATTGGCAGACGCGACACCACTTCTTCCGCGACAACGCCGCGCTGCGGGCGCAACTCACCGAACTCGAGGAGAAGGCGCGCCGCCGCGACCTGCTGGTCGGCGACGACGAGATCTACGCGTTCTACGACGCCCGTGTACCCGCGGAAGCCGTGTCGGCGAGGCACTTCGACGCGTGGTGGAAGAAGCAGCGGCACAAGACGCCCGACCTGCTGACGATGACCCGCGACGATCTGCTGCGCAAGGACGACCCGGCCGCCGATCAGCCCGACACCTGGCACACCGACGAGCTGTCGCTGCCGTTGTCCTACCGCTTCGAGCCGGGCGCCGAGGACGACGGGGTGACGGTGCACGTGCCCGTCGAGGTGCTGGCTCGGCTCGGCGGTGACGAATTCAGCTGGCAGGTACCGGCATTGCGCGAGGAGCTCGTCACCGCGTTGATCAAGTCGCTGCCAAAAGACCTGCGCCGCAACTTCGTTCCAGCACCGGACACCGCGCGAGCCGTGCTCGCGTCGATTCAACCGGACGGCGAACCTATATTGCAGGCGATGCAACGCGAACTGCACCGGCTGACCAGGGTGCTCGTGCCAATCGACGCCTTCGACCTCGACAAGCTGCCGCCGCACCTGCGGGTCACGTTCGCCGTCGAGTCCGACGGTAAGGAGGTCGCCCGCGGAAAGGATCTCGAGGCATTGCAGGCACAGCTCGCCGTGCCGATCCGTCAGGCCGTCGCCGAGGCGGTCGCCGGCGAACTGGAACGAACGGGCCTGCGCGCGTGGCCCGAGGACCTCGACGAGTTGCCCCGCACCGTCGAACAAACCAGCGGCGGTCACACCGTGCGCGGCTATCCGGCTCTGGTCGACGCGGGCGGCGCCGTCGACGTGCGGGTGTTCCCGACGGCTGCCGAGCAGGTGGTGGCGATGGGGCCGGGAACCCGCCGACTGCTGCGCCTGTCGGTGCCGTCGCCCGCGAAGACCCTCGAGCGAGCACTGGATCCACGCGCACGCCTGACGTTGGGCGCCAACCCGGATGGGTCTCTTGCGGCGCTGCTCGACGATTGCGCCGACGCGGCGACCGACCGGCTCGCGCCGGAACCGGCATGGACGCGCGCCGATTTCACCGCCCTGCGAGAGCGGGTCGCTGCGCAACTGGTGCCGACGACGCAGGCGATCCTCGGTCAGGTCGAGAAGGTGCTCGCCGTCGCCCACGAGGTGGAGCTCGCGTTGCCCGCCGATCCTGTACCCGCGCAGGCCGACGCGATCGCCGACATTCGCGAGCAGCTCGGCCGCCTCCTGCCCAAGGGTTTCGTCACCATCACAGGGGCGGGCCGGCTCACCGACCTCACCCGTTATCTGACCGCCATCGCCAGGCGGCTCGACCGGCTCCCCCACTCCGTCGGGGCGGACCGTGAGCGGATGGCCCGCGTGCATGCGGTCCAGGATGCGTTCGACGATCTCGTCGGCGCTCTGTCACCCGCTCGCGCAGCCTCCGATGACGTCCGCGACATCGAGCGCCAGATCGAGGAACTCCGGGTCAGCCTGTGGGCACAACAGCTCGGCACCCCGCGCCCGGTGAGCGAGCAACGGATCTACCGCGCGATCGACGGCATTGCGCCGTGA
- a CDS encoding mycobacterial-type methylenetetrahydrofolate reductase, with amino-acid sequence MTLNTIALELVPPNVQDGRERALEDARKVLRCSAETGIEGRIRHVMIPGMIEEDDDRPIEMKPKMDVLDFWEIIGPELPGMRGLCTQVTAFLDKPALRQRLTTLSSAGFDGIAFVGVPRTMNDGEGSGVAPTDALSIFEDLVPNRGVILIPTREGEHGRFNFKCDQGATYGMTQLLYSDAIVGFLRNFAKETDHRPEILLSFGFVPKMETNVGLINWLIQDPGNAAVAAEQEFVKQLAAAEPAEKRKLMVDLYKRVIDGVGGLGFPLSVHFEVTYGVSTPAFLTLAEMLAYWSPDQA; translated from the coding sequence GTGACGCTCAACACCATCGCGCTCGAACTCGTTCCGCCGAACGTCCAGGACGGTCGGGAGCGGGCGCTCGAGGATGCGCGGAAGGTGCTGAGGTGCTCCGCGGAGACCGGGATCGAGGGCCGGATCCGGCACGTGATGATCCCCGGGATGATCGAAGAGGACGACGATCGGCCGATCGAGATGAAGCCGAAAATGGACGTCCTGGACTTCTGGGAGATCATCGGGCCCGAGCTGCCCGGCATGAGAGGCCTGTGCACCCAGGTGACGGCGTTCCTGGACAAGCCCGCGCTGCGGCAGCGGCTGACCACCCTGAGTTCCGCGGGGTTCGACGGCATCGCGTTCGTCGGCGTCCCGCGCACCATGAACGACGGCGAAGGCTCCGGCGTCGCGCCCACCGACGCCCTGTCGATCTTCGAGGACCTGGTGCCCAACCGCGGCGTGATCCTGATCCCCACTCGCGAGGGTGAGCACGGCCGGTTCAACTTCAAATGCGACCAGGGCGCGACGTACGGCATGACCCAGCTGCTGTACTCCGACGCGATCGTCGGGTTCCTCCGCAACTTCGCCAAGGAAACCGATCACCGGCCCGAGATCCTGTTGTCGTTCGGCTTCGTGCCGAAGATGGAGACCAACGTCGGCCTCATCAACTGGCTGATCCAGGATCCCGGCAACGCGGCCGTCGCCGCCGAGCAGGAGTTCGTCAAGCAGCTCGCCGCCGCCGAGCCTGCGGAGAAGCGCAAGCTGATGGTCGATCTGTACAAGCGCGTGATCGACGGCGTCGGCGGGCTCGGCTTCCCGCTCAGCGTGCACTTCGAGGTGACCTACGGGGTCTCCACCCCGGCGTTCCTGACGTTGGCCGAAATGCTCGCCTACTGGTCGCCGGACCAGGCCTGA